The following coding sequences lie in one Notolabrus celidotus isolate fNotCel1 chromosome 20, fNotCel1.pri, whole genome shotgun sequence genomic window:
- the narfl gene encoding cytosolic Fe-S cluster assembly factor narfl has translation MASVFSGVLQLTDLDDFITPSQECVKPVKVEKKQGKSVAKIQIEDDGSYVQVNQDGGKQKLERAKITLNDCLACSGCITSAESVLITQQSHEELFKVLRNNKANAAEQKVVIVSVSPQSRASLAARYDLSSSEAGRRLTSFFKGLGVHHVFDTSFSRTFSLLESQREFVERFQRKEQDSKCFPMLTSACPGWICYAEKTHGEFILPYISTTRSPQQMMGSLVKGYFSEQQGISPQQIYHVAVMPCFDKKLEASRSDFYLDTAETREVDCVITSGEVQKMLEEQNVSLSEVEPAPLDTMFSSVSGDEFLSHAGSGSGGYLHHVFMHAAKQLFGEEVKELTYKTLRNKDFQEVTLEKDGKVLLCFASTYGFRNIQNLVQKLKRGKSPYHFVEVMACPSGCLNGGGQVKPLPGQDPKELLQKVDELYKSERPLTPEDESRVAELYQSWLHSVGEEKAKELLHTQYHTVEKMTNGLAMKW, from the exons ATGGCCTCTGTCTTCAGCGGTGTACTCCAGTTGACAGACCTTGATGATTTTATCACCCCCTCCCAG gaATGTGTCAAACCAGTTAAGGTAGAGAAGAAACAAGGTAAATCTGTGGCCAAAATTCAAATAGAAGATGATGGCAGCTATGTCCAAGTCAACCAG GATGGTGGGAAGCAGAAGTTGGAAAGAGCAAAGATCACATTGAATGACTGTTTGGCGTGCAGTGGCTGCATCACCTCTGCTGAGAGCGTTCTCATCACGCAGCAGAGCCATGAGGAGCTCTTTAAAGTGCTGCGCAACAACAAG GCCAATGCGGCAGAGCAGAAAGTGGTGATAGTATCGGTGTCACCACAATCCAGAGCCTCTCTCGCAGCACGCTATGACCTCAGTAGCAGTGAGGCCGGCAGGAGGCTCACATCTTTCTTTAAAGGCCTTG GGGTTCATCATGTGTTTGATACCAGCTTCAGTCGGACCTTCAGCCTGCTTGAGAGTCAGAGGGAGTTTGTGGAGCGTTTTCAGAGGAAGGAGCAGGACAGCAAGTGTTTTCCCATGCTGACATCAGCCTGTCCAG GGTGGATTTGCTATGCTGAGAAGACCCATGGAGAGTTTATTCTGCCTTACATTAGTACCACTAGATCCCCACAGCAGATGATGGGTTCACTGGTTAAAGGCTATTTTTCTGAACAACAG GGGATAAGTCCACAGCAGATCTACCATGTGGCTGTGATGCCCTGCTTTGATAAGAAACTTGAGGCCTCAAGGTCAGACTTCTACCTGGATACAGCTGAGACTCGAGAAGTGGACTGTGTCATCACCTCCG GAGAGGTTCAGAAAATGCTGGAGGAGCAAAACGTGTCTCTTAGTGAAGTAGAGCCTGCACCCCTTGATACAAT GTTCAGCAGTGTGAGTGGAGATGAGTTCCTAAGCCATGCTGGCAGTGGGTCAGGCGGTTACCTCCATCATGTTTTCATGCATGCAGCCAAGCAGCTGTTTggggaggaggtgaaggagctcaCATACAAGACACTCAG gaataaagattttcaagaAGTGACTCTTGAGAAAGATGGAAAAGTCCTCTTGTGTTTTGCTTCCACTTACGGCTTTCGCAACATTCAGAATCTGGTGCAGAAACTCAAGAGGGGGAAGTCACCGTACCACTTTGTGGAAGTAATGGCCTGTCCGTCAG GTTGTCTAAATGGCGGTGGACAAGTGAAGCCGTTACCTGGTCAGGACCCAAAAGAGCTACTTCAGAAGGTGGATGAGCTCTACAAGTCAGAGCGCCCCCTGACTCCAGAAGATGAGTCTCGGGTGGCCGAGCTGTACCAGTCCTGGCTCCACAGTGTGGGGGAGGAGAAAGCCAAAGAGCTGCTGCACACGCAGTACCACACGGTGGAGAAGATGACAAATGGACTCGCTATGAAGTGGTGA
- the e4f1 gene encoding transcription factor E4F1 isoform X1, whose protein sequence is MNVENNHTAETECEQTKDGNETITIQTTLGDEDEDVHKCGRCQCEFSTLEAFIQHKLQHNCQRAEAREESSPEDSQEVTAANGSSSEVKIAEGASTEEPVKISNDESSDVLGRGRRKKVVSHRIAIDQSDRTEGSTSDNADGDKLVYKVNNEGRYICQLCEKTFKTTNILRTHMKTHSDHKNFACDLCGTSFRTKGSLIRHNRRHTDERPYRCNLCGQSFRESGALTRHLKSLTPCTEKIRFVQYKEILVSKDGVQKGVDTNPAAVVGQQEVVVVEQQPEEQEMVEAQTAVVSVVEAGPQEVLHQVHFTMEVDGTTQEQQVVVEQSQAEALAAAAAAGDNLICQAIINSGIALGTEETVVEETSSQVTEEINKEVSECPEDEESMTEIQVKEEFVEMEAEEAGDGDHQTSSKLYQCPHCNRSFKGLNYFRFHVKGHLGYKPFKCTLCHKEFLTGYLLKKHMEVHVSERRYKCGECGKLYKTIGHVREHMRAHSDERPYSCSRCNKGYKTKNALQVHQRTHGDEKPYVCQFCLRGFREKGSLVRHIRHHTGEKPYKCPKCKRGFAEHGTLNRHMRAKGGCRKDDPSEQQGAETEGQASVDSIATAAIISEDPHAVLVEFSSVVADTQEYIIKTQTEEEVQEEEVTLIQDGQNEMENQIMKVVQRIVSQSQGAGGTGSHQIIVRDVGMNEEGPTISDCGDTITIATPECLTEQVAMTLASAISDGTLLATTGTVETADGTVTMVTTEEAVEEGIQVVQQQEEYVITSPEEVEIQTVIV, encoded by the exons ATGAATGTAGAAAATAATCATACGGCAGAAACAGAGTGTGAGCAAACGAAGGACGGCAACGAGACCATCACTATTCAGACTACCCTGGGAGATGAAG ATGAAGATGTACACAAGTGCGGACGCTGTCAGTGTGAGTTTTCCACGCTGGAGGCTTTCATCCAACACAAGCTTCAGCACAACTGCCAACGTGCGGAGGCACGGGAGGAAAGCAGCCCAGAGGACAGCCAAGAG GTTACAGCAGCCAATGGGAGTTCTTCAGAGGTGAAAATAGCAGAAGGTGCATCCACAGAGGAACCTGTAAAGATCTCTAATG AtgagagcagtgatgttttgggtcGAGGTCGCAGGAAGAAAGTCGTGTCACATAGAATAGCTATAGACCAGTCAGATCGGACAGAAGGATCCACATCTGACAATGCTGACGGAGACAAGCTTGTTTACAAAGTTAACAATGAGGGACGCTATATATGCCAACTTTGTGAGAAGACATTTAAAACT ACCAACATCTTGAGAACTCACATGAAAACTCACAGTGATCATAAGAACTTTGCATGTGACCTATGTGGGACCTCCTTTCGGACAAAAGGCTCCCTGATTCGTCACAATCGGCGTCACACAG ATGAGCGTCCGTATCGTTGTAACTTATGCGGCCAGTCTTTCAGAGAGTCCGGTGCCCTCACCAGGCACCTTAAATCCCTCACACCATGCACGGAAAAGATCCGCTTTGTTCAGTATAAGGAAATCTTAGTGAGCAAAGATGGAGTACAAAAAG GGGTCGACACTAATCCTGCTGCAGTGGTTGGCCAACAAGAGGTGGTTGTTGTGGAGCAACAGccagaggagcaggagatggTGGAAGCACAAACCGCTGTTGTTAGCGTTGTAGAGGCTGGTCCTCAAGAGGTTCTCCATCAGGTCCACTTCACGATGGAGGTGGATGGAACAACACAGGAGCAGCAG GTTGTGGTCGAGCAGTCCCAGGCAGAGGCCCtggcagctgctgcagcagcaggtgacaACCTTATCTGCCAGGCTATCATCAACTCTGGCATCGCGCTGGGGACGGAGGAGACTGTGGTTGAAGAGACCTCATCACAAGTAACCGAGGAGATAAACAAAGAGGTTTCTGAGTGTCCTGAAGATGAAGAGAGCATGACTGAGATCCAGGTGAAGGAGGAGTTTGTGGAGATGGAGGCAGAG GAAGCAGGGGATGGAGATCATCAGACATCCTCAAAGTTGTATCAGTGTCCACACTGTAATCGCTCCTTCAAGGGACTAAATTACTTTCGTTTTCATGTCAAGGGCCATTTAG GCTACAAGCCTTTTAAGTGCACCCTGTGCCACAAGGAGTTTCTGACTGGCTATCTGCTGAAGAAACACATGGAGGTGCATGTCAGTGAGAGGAGGTACAAGTGTGGTGAGTGTGGCAAGCTGTACAAAACCATCGGGCATGTACGTGAGCACATGAGGGCGCACTCGGATGAAAGACCCTACAGCTGCTCCAGATGCAACAAGGGGTACAAAACCAAG AATGCCTTGCAGGTCCATCAGCGGACCCACGGCGATGAGAAACCTTATGTGTGTCAGTTCTGCTTAAGAGGCTTCAGAGAGAAAGGATCTCTGGTGCGACACATACGCCATCACACCGGGGAGAAGCCATACAAGTgtccaaaatgtaaaagagGCTTCGCTGAGCACGGGACTCTCAACCGACATATGCGAGCCAAAG GAGGCTGCCGAAAGGACGACCCCAGTGAGCAGCAGGGTGCAGAAACAGAGGGGCAGGCGTCAGTAGATAGCATTGCTACAGCAGCCATCATCTCAGAGGATCCTCACGCTGTCCTGGTGGAGTTCTCCTCTGTGGTGGCCGACACACAGGAGTATATCATCAAG ACTCAAACggaggaggaagtgcaggaAGAGGAGGTCACACTCATTCAAGACGGCCAAAATGAG ATGGAAAACCAAATCATGAAAGTGGTGCAGCGAATTGTCAGCCAGTCACAAGGCGCCGGCGGGACAGGCAGCCATCAGATCATCGTGCGCGACGTAGGGATGAACGAAGAGGGCCCCACGATCTCTGACTGCGGCGACACCATCACCATCGCTACACCGGAGTGCCTGACGGAGCAGGTGGCTATGACCCTGGCCTCGGCCATCAGTGATGGCACGCTTCTGGCCACAACGGGGACTGTGGAGACTGCGGATGGAACAGTTACTATGGTTACCACAGAGGAAGCGGTAGAAGAGGGGATACAGGTGGTGCAGCAGCAAGAGGAATACGTCATCACTTCtccagaggaggtggagattcAGACTGTCATTGTATGA
- the e4f1 gene encoding transcription factor E4F1 isoform X2: MNVENNHTAETECEQTKDGNETITIQTTLGDEDEDVHKCGRCQCEFSTLEAFIQHKLQHNCQRAEAREESSPEDSQEVTAANGSSSEVKIAEGASTEEPVKISNDESSDVLGRGRRKKVVSHRIAIDQSDRTEGSTSDNADGDKLVYKVNNEGRYICQLCEKTFKTTNILRTHMKTHSDHKNFACDLCGTSFRTKGSLIRHNRRHTDERPYRCNLCGQSFRESGALTRHLKSLTPCTEKIRFVQYKEILVSKDGVQKGVDTNPAAVVGQQEVVVVEQQPEEQEMVEAQTAVVSVVEAGPQEVLHQVHFTMEVDGTTQEQQVVVEQSQAEALAAAAAAGDNLICQAIINSGIALGTEETVVEETSSQVTEEINKEVSECPEDEESMTEIQVKEEFVEMEAEEAGDGDHQTSSKLYQCPHCNRSFKGLNYFRFHVKGHLGYKPFKCTLCHKEFLTGYLLKKHMEVHVSERRYKCGECGKLYKTIGHVREHMRAHSDERPYSCSRCNKGYKTKNALQVHQRTHGDEKPYVCQFCLRGFREKGSLVRHIRHHTGEKPYKCPKCKRGFAEHGTLNRHMRAKGCRKDDPSEQQGAETEGQASVDSIATAAIISEDPHAVLVEFSSVVADTQEYIIKTQTEEEVQEEEVTLIQDGQNEMENQIMKVVQRIVSQSQGAGGTGSHQIIVRDVGMNEEGPTISDCGDTITIATPECLTEQVAMTLASAISDGTLLATTGTVETADGTVTMVTTEEAVEEGIQVVQQQEEYVITSPEEVEIQTVIV, from the exons ATGAATGTAGAAAATAATCATACGGCAGAAACAGAGTGTGAGCAAACGAAGGACGGCAACGAGACCATCACTATTCAGACTACCCTGGGAGATGAAG ATGAAGATGTACACAAGTGCGGACGCTGTCAGTGTGAGTTTTCCACGCTGGAGGCTTTCATCCAACACAAGCTTCAGCACAACTGCCAACGTGCGGAGGCACGGGAGGAAAGCAGCCCAGAGGACAGCCAAGAG GTTACAGCAGCCAATGGGAGTTCTTCAGAGGTGAAAATAGCAGAAGGTGCATCCACAGAGGAACCTGTAAAGATCTCTAATG AtgagagcagtgatgttttgggtcGAGGTCGCAGGAAGAAAGTCGTGTCACATAGAATAGCTATAGACCAGTCAGATCGGACAGAAGGATCCACATCTGACAATGCTGACGGAGACAAGCTTGTTTACAAAGTTAACAATGAGGGACGCTATATATGCCAACTTTGTGAGAAGACATTTAAAACT ACCAACATCTTGAGAACTCACATGAAAACTCACAGTGATCATAAGAACTTTGCATGTGACCTATGTGGGACCTCCTTTCGGACAAAAGGCTCCCTGATTCGTCACAATCGGCGTCACACAG ATGAGCGTCCGTATCGTTGTAACTTATGCGGCCAGTCTTTCAGAGAGTCCGGTGCCCTCACCAGGCACCTTAAATCCCTCACACCATGCACGGAAAAGATCCGCTTTGTTCAGTATAAGGAAATCTTAGTGAGCAAAGATGGAGTACAAAAAG GGGTCGACACTAATCCTGCTGCAGTGGTTGGCCAACAAGAGGTGGTTGTTGTGGAGCAACAGccagaggagcaggagatggTGGAAGCACAAACCGCTGTTGTTAGCGTTGTAGAGGCTGGTCCTCAAGAGGTTCTCCATCAGGTCCACTTCACGATGGAGGTGGATGGAACAACACAGGAGCAGCAG GTTGTGGTCGAGCAGTCCCAGGCAGAGGCCCtggcagctgctgcagcagcaggtgacaACCTTATCTGCCAGGCTATCATCAACTCTGGCATCGCGCTGGGGACGGAGGAGACTGTGGTTGAAGAGACCTCATCACAAGTAACCGAGGAGATAAACAAAGAGGTTTCTGAGTGTCCTGAAGATGAAGAGAGCATGACTGAGATCCAGGTGAAGGAGGAGTTTGTGGAGATGGAGGCAGAG GAAGCAGGGGATGGAGATCATCAGACATCCTCAAAGTTGTATCAGTGTCCACACTGTAATCGCTCCTTCAAGGGACTAAATTACTTTCGTTTTCATGTCAAGGGCCATTTAG GCTACAAGCCTTTTAAGTGCACCCTGTGCCACAAGGAGTTTCTGACTGGCTATCTGCTGAAGAAACACATGGAGGTGCATGTCAGTGAGAGGAGGTACAAGTGTGGTGAGTGTGGCAAGCTGTACAAAACCATCGGGCATGTACGTGAGCACATGAGGGCGCACTCGGATGAAAGACCCTACAGCTGCTCCAGATGCAACAAGGGGTACAAAACCAAG AATGCCTTGCAGGTCCATCAGCGGACCCACGGCGATGAGAAACCTTATGTGTGTCAGTTCTGCTTAAGAGGCTTCAGAGAGAAAGGATCTCTGGTGCGACACATACGCCATCACACCGGGGAGAAGCCATACAAGTgtccaaaatgtaaaagagGCTTCGCTGAGCACGGGACTCTCAACCGACATATGCGAGCCAAAG GCTGCCGAAAGGACGACCCCAGTGAGCAGCAGGGTGCAGAAACAGAGGGGCAGGCGTCAGTAGATAGCATTGCTACAGCAGCCATCATCTCAGAGGATCCTCACGCTGTCCTGGTGGAGTTCTCCTCTGTGGTGGCCGACACACAGGAGTATATCATCAAG ACTCAAACggaggaggaagtgcaggaAGAGGAGGTCACACTCATTCAAGACGGCCAAAATGAG ATGGAAAACCAAATCATGAAAGTGGTGCAGCGAATTGTCAGCCAGTCACAAGGCGCCGGCGGGACAGGCAGCCATCAGATCATCGTGCGCGACGTAGGGATGAACGAAGAGGGCCCCACGATCTCTGACTGCGGCGACACCATCACCATCGCTACACCGGAGTGCCTGACGGAGCAGGTGGCTATGACCCTGGCCTCGGCCATCAGTGATGGCACGCTTCTGGCCACAACGGGGACTGTGGAGACTGCGGATGGAACAGTTACTATGGTTACCACAGAGGAAGCGGTAGAAGAGGGGATACAGGTGGTGCAGCAGCAAGAGGAATACGTCATCACTTCtccagaggaggtggagattcAGACTGTCATTGTATGA